The stretch of DNA AGTTGTGGAAGAGGCCGCGCGCTACATGGGCTATAAAATCAGAATGCGCTCTCTCTCGGGAGAGCCTTTGTGGCTTGAGAAGGCCTAGGATGCCCGGGGGATGCTAGCCATCCCCACCAGCCTTAACTACCTCTACAACACCGCCTGTCGCCTGCCCGGGGAGGGGCGGGTTGAACTTGACTACAACAACTCCACCCCTCCTCCCATGGAGCCTCAGCACCCTCCCCTTGTAGACGTTCCCATACCTGTCCCTGTAGAAAGCTATCCCCGAGACATACAAGCCGGCCTTCCTAGGATCGTCTAGGAGAAGCTTGACGAGAGCGTGCTGAGGATACTGGGTGTTTGTACCCCTCCTGTAGCCGAGCACCACTCCCCTAGCTCTAGCCACAGCCAAGCCACCCCAGCGGGTTGAATCGGATGTCGGAAGGCTAATATAGCTCAAGGCTGTAGGGGTGGTAGCCGGGCGGGGATTCGAACCCCGGTCACGGGGGCCAGAGCCCCGCATCCTGGGCCGCTAGACGACCCGGCTACCTGTCGATCCACTCCCGGCCTGTGGGTTAAATAGGTGTGCGGAGGGATTTAAGGATTTAGAGCCTGCAGGACGCGCCCCTAGGCTGCTCGTTAGGGGTGTGCGGTTGTGGGTGTTAACGAGGCTTACGAGGCGCTGCTCCGAGCCTGTGGCGACGGGGATTTTGAAGAGTGCAGGAGCGGCTACCAAAGGTTTCTAGAAGAGGCGTGCAGGGAGGCTGGCACGTGTCCTAAGAGGAGGTCCTCGGGCGCTGGCCGGGGGAAATACGTGTGGGTGGAGAGCATAATCAGGTCTGGAGTGCCCGACGGGCGCTCTAGGCTGATACTCTACGTTATAAGCAGGTATCTTGTCAACGTTAAGGGTCTAGAGCCCGGTGAGGCTGAGGCTGTCATAGACGAGTTCCTGAGGGTCTGCTGCGAGAAGCACGGCAACTGCAGGAAAATCTACAAATCATGGATTAGGAACGTGCTCAGGAGGGTTAGGGAGGGTGGGTGGAGGCCCTGGACGCTGGAGAGAATCAGGAGCGAGGACCCGGAGCTCTACAGGATTATAGAGCCTATAGTGTCCGCCGGCGGAGGCTAAACACTATTACCACTGTTAAGTGGTAAAAACAGGGTTTCCCGCCTGCTGGAGGGGGAAGAGGATATCAGCCCTCCGTCAGGCCGTGTACCATTCGGTGCAACAGGCTATGAAGACCCTGGTTAGGACCCTAATGCTCCTCGGCCTCGTAGCCCTGGCTCTATCCTCATACACAGCTGCGGCGCAGGAGGGTGAAGCCTCTCTGGAGTTCGCGGCCAAGGCCATAGGAGCAGGCCTGGCAGTAGGCCTCGCGGGGATAGGCGGCGGCTATGCCGTGGGTGTTGCAGGAGCGGCAGCCACAAGCAGTATAACTGAGAAGCCGGAAATGTTCGGTAGATCCCTGCTGTTCGTAGTGCTGGGCGAGGGAATAGCTATATACGGCCTGCTAATAGCCCTGCTGCTCCTACTCGTAGTCTAGCCCAGCCGCCGCACCACACCTCTCTATTTCTTTTAAGCTTTAACTAGCCAATGCAACCCTCCCGTTTCTTGGGGGATGAGTGCTGGGGCCTCCATCCCGGGAGAAGTGGTCGAGCGACTTTCCCAGATGGTTCGACTGGGTTATCGAGACTGCGGAAGTCTACGACTATGGCCGGTACCCCGTGAAGGGCATGGGCGTCTGGATGCCGTACGGCTTCCAGATAAGGCGGAGGGTGCTGGAGGTTGTAAGGGGGCTTTTGGACTCCACCGGCCATGAGGAGGTCCTCTTCCCACTCCTCATACCGGAGCATCTTCTGAGGAGGGAGAGCGAGCATATCAGAGGGTTCGAGGGGGAGGTTTACTGGGTTACACATGGAGGGAGAGAGGAGCTGGACGTCAAGCTGGCGCTGAGGCCGACTAGCGAGACCAGCATAACGTACATGGAGACGTTCTGGATAAAGAGCTACAGGCAGCTGCCCAAGAAGTATTACCAGGTCGTGAGCATATTCAGGTATGAGACCAAGGCCACTAGGCCTATGATAAGGCTCAGGGAGGTAACAACCTTCAAGGAGGCCCACACAGTACACGAGAGCTTCGAAGACGCGGAACGCCAGGTCCTGGAGGCCATAGAGGTTTACAAGGCGATATTCGACAGGCTGCTAATACCCTACGTCATATCCAAGAGGCCGGAGTGGGACAAGTTCGCCGGCGCCCTCTACACTATAGCCTTCGACACCATCATGCCAGACGGGAGGGCTCTACAAATAGGCACCGTACACCACCTAGGCCAGAGCTTCACAAGGGCTTTCGACTTTAGGATCCAGATGCGGGACGAACGCCTGGACCACCCCTGGCAGACCAGCTACGGTGTGAGCGACAGGGTGGTCGCCAGCCTGATAGCAGTGCACGGGGACGACAGAGGCCTTGTCATACCCCCCTCAGTAGCACCCATACAGGTCGTCGTCATACCTATAACACCGGGTGACGAGGAGAAGCGCGGGAAGGTCCTAACCTATACAGCTAAGGCGGCCGAGGCGCTTGAGAAGGCTGGCCTCAGGGTGCATGTGGACGACAGGGAGTGGGAGAGGCCTGGCGCCAAGTTCTACTACTGGGAGGCAAAGGGTGTTCCCATCAGGGTGGAGATAGGCCTCAGAGAGGCGGAGCAGGACACCCTGACAATAGCTAGGAGAGACACCCTTGAGAAGACCGAGGTGCCGCTGGGTGAGGCCGGGAATAGGATAAGAGAGCTTATGGCGCAGATAGAGTCGAGCATGAGGGAGAGGGCCAAAAGCTTCTTCGGCGAGAGGCTACTCAGGACTGAGAGCCTCGAGGAGGCGAGGGATTGGGTAGAGGGCCGCAGGGGTATAGCGGAGATCCCGTGGTGCGGTAGGGAGAGCTGCGGGTTGGAGATGGAAGAGAGGGTAAACGGAAAAGTGCTTGGAACCCCCTGGCCGGAGGAGCCTGTGGAGGAGGGTAAACGCTGTCCCCTCTGCGGCCGGCCCGCCGTGGCGTGGATAAGGCTGGCCAAAACCTACTAGACGGGGGGTGTAGATATAAATAAGCTTTTCTGCAACAAACCCCTAAGCGAGGGTGGATGTAGAGGATGCCAAAGAAGAGGGAGAGTAGGGGTCGAAGGAAGGGGGCGAAGGGAAAGGCAGGGACAGTCCAGTGCGACAACTGCGGCAGGGTGGTGCCGGCTGATAAGGCTATATGCGTCACAAGGATGTACAGCCCTGTTGACCCGCAGCTTGCTGAGGAGCTAGAGAAGAAGGGCGCCATAATAATGAGGTATCCTGTTACAAAGTGCTACTGCGTTAGCTGCGCCGTACACTACGGAATAGTGAAGATAAGGCCTGAAGAGCAGAGGAAGCCCAAGGGCTTCCAGCTGTGAACCCACACGCCCACTTGGGGCGCGCCGTAAAACCCGGTTTTAAATAGTGGTCCCCTGGCAGTCGGACACACGGGTCCACAGCCCGTTTTCAAGGGTTCGAGTGGTATGGAGCTGGTAGATGCTCTCTGGCATCTCAACGTTATATCGTCGCGCATCCAGAGATCAGGCTCCGACTTCATACTCTCCGGGCCCATGAACCTGTGGTTACAGGGTTTCAAGGTTAGGCCGAAGCCCTACTTTGTCGTCGTGACGAGTAGGGAGTACAGCGGGAGGATTGTCGAGGTCCTCAGCATAGGAGCAAGGAGGAGGGGCTGGGAGGAGTGGTGGAACGGTGTTAAAAGGGGTCTCGAGGCCAGGCTCAACCTTAGGGGGGCCGAGATAGCGGTGGTTGCTGACCCGGAGATGGCTGTGGGAGAGGCTATAGTAGGGTATAGGGCCTCCGATCTGGCGAGGGAGTCGAGCATGCTTATAGTCGGCGGGATGGTCGTGAGGCTCGCGCCCCTCCACTTCGAGGCTAGCCTCTACGAGGCTCTGGGTGGTAAGGCGCCTTGGCGGGTAGAAGGGCTTGGAGGAATAGCGAGGAGATAGCTGCACGTATACTAGAGAAGTCGGGCTTTAGGGTTCTAGACTTCCACGTGCCCATAGAAGACGGGGGAGTGGAGGTAGGGGAGATAGACATTGTTGCGGAGAAGGGGGGTTCTAGATACTCAGTCGAGGTAAAAGCCGGGATGGCTGATATCAACGCCGTTAGACAGGCGTACGTAAACAGCCTGATTTCCGGGATGAAGCCCATGATAGTTGCCAGGGGGGCCGACGAGGCGGCTAGAAAACTCGCCGAGAAGCTGGGCGTGGAGCTCATCGTCCTACCCGACGTCGTTGTATCGTCCACAGACGACTTGAAGGAGATAGTAGAGGAGGCCGTGGACCAAGCCATACTCTCCCTACTAGAACCCCTCTCACACTGCGAAAACCTGGAGCCCGAGGACCTCGAGGTTCTCGAGGCCATAGCGAAAGCCAAGAGCTTTAGGGAAGCGGCTAGTAAACTGGGAACAGCGGTGGAGGAGCTGGCGGCTAGGGTTGACAGGCTCAAGAGGGCTGGCGTCCTCCCCCGGTCTTCATACAAGAGGATGAGGGCTGCGGCAATCATAGTTCTGGCGGGCTGCAGACTACTAGCCGGGAATAGGGGCTAGCATGTGGGGTGGGTAAGAGCCTGTACCCCGCCCCTGACACCCGCTCTCACGCACACGCCATCCAGCGGCGGCCTCGAGCGGGCTCTCTACAGCGGGGCCGTTAAAAGTGTATGGCCAGCCGCGGGTGATATAACATACACCGGCTGTCCTATGCAACTCCTCTCCTTCTCGCCTCCCGTCTGAGATGCTCTAGAACCCAGTACGGGTCCCCATCATACATTTCTTCAAGCCTGTCTATAGCGTCCATCCACCTTCTGCCGTAGAGCTTTTTCGCTAGGGCAATAGTCTCCTCCAGAACCTTCTTCGCCTCGTCGATCCCTTCCAAGACTCGTAACCCCATACCTATCCTGGCAGCCACTATGGCTTTTTACCTCCCGGAGGCTTTTTACTCTCCCCTTTCACCCGTGAGGCCTTCCAGCCTAACTAGAATTGTCTTTCTAGACCTCCTCCTCCCGAGGCTACTGGTCCCCACGTGCTCGTGCTCCACCCTCGACACCCTAACACGGGCTGTTGAGGCTAGCCTTGAGACGAACCTCGCTGCTGCCCCCCGGTGGTGGAAGTAGACGTCTACACCACCCCTAACAGGTACGACGTCTATCGGGGCCTCCCTGGGATCCAAGGAATTTAGTGTCTTCTCCACCGCCTCCCCAGCCCTATACCCCCTGACCTGTACCAGCGTGTCGTATTCGCCGCTCCGCCTAACAATGCAGAGAGGGCAGGTCGAGGGGTTGAGCCTGAGAACGATCACCCTGGAAACCCTGAAGAGCGTGTCACGGTAGTTCGCCCTGAAGCGGAGCCTCACCCTAGTCCTCCAGTCCAGCCTTGTCTCGAGAGCCCAGTCCTCCAGCTCTACCCTTTCAACTGGGTGAACAGGCTTGAGTGACATGCTAGAAAGCATCAGGCCCACCGCCTCCTCGGCTGTAGCGTACTCCAGCCACTTATGACCAATCCTAACCCTTCCGCATGATGTACACACGTCTACAACAAGCTCCCAGGGCAGACCCTCCACTACCCCGTACCTCCTGTCGAAACACTCGGGGCAGAGGCCACGGAGCAGCACCTCGCTGCCTCTACCGCAGCTTGCACAGGTCCTCACGCGGCCCAAGGCCAACACCCTCTGGCACTGGAGGGCAGTCCGGGGGGTTCTGGCGGCATGTTCACGCTCTTTAGGCCCGGAACGCGACGTTAGCCTTCGAGTGGGTTGTCCTTGCCGGGTGTTAGGGGCCGGAGCCCAGTTATAGATTTTCTCGTGTCTATGGGATATGTCTTGCTCGCATGCAGATCGGCGGCGGTTTGCACCCTCTACAACCCGCGGGGCCGGGGTGGCAGGCTCGCGGTTCCGATGGACTGGCCGGGCGAGGTTAAACCCGTGTCCGGTGCTGGCATTGCTGGTGGTGGCGAGGTCCTCAGCCCCAACAACCTTAGCCCGGGAGGGGAAGGTGTTAGGGGATCGTGGGTTGTCGTGTCGGAGCCGGGTGTGAGGGGGTTGGTTGAGGCTCATGTGAAAGGCGTTGTAGAGGCTTCTTCGCCGAGGCTCATCTACGCTGTCAAGGTGTACACAATCCCGTCTCTAGAGGCAGCCAGGATTCTAAGGGAGACGGGTGCTCCCCTGAGCCTCCCCTGCGGCCGTCTATGGAGGAGGCTCCCACAGACCCTACCTTGCGGCGGCGACCCTGCTGCCGCAAGCCTGTCGAGCTAGGGGTACCTCGACTGGAGCAGGCCCGAGGCCCTCTCAGCCTGCCTCGCCGCTTCTTCGCACAGCCTATCGGTAAGCAGTCCCGACCTGCATGCCTTCTCAAGCTCACCCTGGTCTATCGTCTCAGGCTCCTCCCCCGGCCTCTTCACAACATCCACCAGCAGATCGAGGTATTTCAACCCCTGGAAGCCCACCTCCGGGGGGGTGTTTATGTTTGCATACACGCCTAGCAGCCTGCCACTCTTGTCGTAGTACTCGTGGATGGTGAGCCAGTCTCCCATGTAAACATGTGTCACACCCCTGTCTCCGGGACGCCTCTCTAGCCCAAGCCCGTCGTAGACGCCTGGGCTTCTGAACGTCCTCTCCAGGACAATCTCTCCCCCACGCCCAGAGGAGGGTCGGTATGAAGACACCCTGAATGGCCCCAGCCTGATGGTCTCGCCGTCCGGCCTCCTATGGAGCACAACGGCCGTCCGGCCCACAAGCCTGGATGATATGAACCTCACTATAAGGTCGCCAGCCTCACCACCCCAAAGCCCCTCCCTAACACCCTCCTCGGCGAAATCTGTCAGTAGACCCTCGGCCTCGCTGCTCCAGCTCTTGAGGCTATGATGATTGTTGACGGTGGGGTACAAGCTGGTCCGCAGACCGTCCATCACATGCTTGGCGGTACTGGGAAGGTAGACTAGGGAAAGGTATTCCCCCCGGGACAATACGGCGGGCTCCCCGCCCGGGCCTTCCCTCCACAGCCTCTCGGCCTCCCTGGCCAGCCTCCTTATCTCGTCGGATATATCACCCTCGCTAGCCAGCCTCGCCCCGCTCCTAATGTGCACGGAGAACTGGTTAAGGTCTATCCCGCTCGCCTCAACAGCCTTCAGAGCCTTCGCAGCATCCTCGCTAGTGAGGTGCCTGCTAATCCTGACCCCGGAGCCGGGGTGCATAACCCTCACAGTAAGACCAGTCAGCTCAACTCCCACCCGCCCCTCAACAACATCGCTCCCCGGAGGACTCCTAACCACTGTAACCCTAACCATGCTGCCTGGCTGAGGGCACTCACCCCCCTTCACTATTATCAAAACCCCGCCCGGCCCCTCAGCCCTGCATCCCTCCGCAGCACGCGCGTCTACAACGCTCCTAAGGCCGAGTAGACTCCTCCTCACAGCGGCGTGGCCAACCTCCTCCAGCAGATCGGCCTCAAACCTCTCCCCGGCCTCGTAGGGGAACGCGTGTATGACTATCTCATCCCTACTCTCCTCGCCGTGTTTAACCGTTATGTTGGGTGGCCTAGTGGAGACGGGCACTTCAACCCGGCTAAGCATGGTCTTGCTGAGGTCAGACAACAGATAGCCCTTCTTCAGGGCGAGGGCTACTAACGCAGTGGCATATATCCCCCTAACCCTCACGGCGTAAAGCAACCGGACGCAGACACCCCCACAGGCTGTAGGAGGGGTGTGAGGACCCGGGCCTGCAGGGCTTCCCGGCTAGTCTCTGACCGTCTCTAGTATGGTTATGACCTGCCATATCCTCGTTCTAGCGTAGAACGGCATGTTAGGGTCCTGACTGACCTCCTCCAGCGCGCTTATAGCGTTCGCCGCCCTCACGGCCGGGGATAAGCGGGGGTCTCTCAGGTGGGTTAGGGCGTTGGCGGCGGCCCTCCTTATGTTACGCGGCACCCCCGTATCGTTTATAATCGTCACGAGTATGCTCATGGCGAGCTTTATCTTGCCCTCGTTGTCGGCCGGCAGGTTCATAGCCACTATCTTCCACCTGAGATTATATTGTAGGTTCAGCTTGAAGGCTTAATATGGTGTACCACCCGAGTATACTCTCCATTCCCACCTGCAAGCCCCCGATTCTAGGGTCTCAACCTTTATAATCCCCAGGGAGCCTAGTAGAGGTTCAAGGAGAGCGCGGAGGATATAGGGCTCTGTCATTGTGGAGTGCCATGTGTGTGCGAGGGTGCGTGGTTAAACCATGGTCGAGCCTTCTAAAGTTGTGGGGCTTATCTCGGACTTCGGAGACAGCCCGTACACGGGTATTATGAGGGCAGTCATAAAGAGTATATCGAGGGAGCTGCAGATAATTGATATAGACCATTCTATCCCCAGCTTTAGCCCCCTCGCCGGGGCTTATGTTGTAGCCCACACGTACCAGTGGCTACCCAAGGGCTCCGTCATAGTGGCGGTTGTCGACCCTGGCGTGGGCACCTCGAGGTATGCCTTGGCCGTTGAAACCGAGAACTATGTTTTCATCGGGCCCGACAACGGCGTCCTCTACCCCGCGGCGGCGAGCGACGGTATAAAACGCGTCTACGCCCTTAGGGAGAAGGATGTAAACAGCCTGGCAAGGATGAAAACCTCGTCCACTGCTGGGACGGTAAAGCCGTGGAGCATAAGCAGGACCTTCCACGGGAGGGACGTGTTCGCCCCTGCAGGAGCTCTTATAGCCGCGGGGCACGCCTCGCTGGAGGAGCTGGGCGACGAGATCGAGCCCGAGCGGATGAAGAGGGCAAGTATAGATCATGTTGAGAAGCTGGGGCCCTCGACATTCAGGGCGACAGTGGTGTATATAGACAAGTTTGGAAACGTTGCTCTGAGCATAAGGCCCAAGAAGCTGGGAATCAACCTTAGCCTCTACAAGTCGGTGGTGCTGGGAACTCACACGACGAGCAACACGATCAGGATGGGGAAGACTTTCGGCGATGCGAACCCCGGAGAGCTGGTGGCCTATGAGAACAGCTTCGGCCACCTTGAGATTGCGGTAAACAGGGGTAACGCCGCTAAGAAGCTGGGGCTAGAGCTCGAGGCTAGGGTTGAGATTGAGCTGCTGGAGAACTCCGGCCCAGCCCCCAACGGCTCCCGGGGAGTGCGGAACGCAGATCTCCTCGGGGTGTCGTCAAGGAGCCTCGGCGAAACAATCTGGTGAATTTAGCTGATAAGGCTATCTGGCATGAAGCCGAGGCTGTGTAGCCTCTTTTCCGGAGTCGGCTTTCATTGATAGCTGTGCTAGCATCCCCTATTCGAGAATTTCGACGTGGAGGCCGGAGAGTATATGCTCTATCCTCTTGTAAGACGTGCAGTCCAGCACGACGTCTTTACCGTCCACTATGAGCTTAACTCCCTCGAGGCCTGTAACAGGAGGGTCGGGTAGAGAAGGAGGCTTCTCCCGCCCCACGTAGATTAGCCTGCGCCTACTACCCTGACCCTCTATCCTCCACCAGTACCTTCCATAATACTCGTAGACCTTCGATCTACCGCCCGTGGTCCTATAGTAGACTTTGTGGACGGGCTTTAGATAATATCCCGTAGGCCTTATCATAGAGTTGTAGCTGTAAAGGGCTGGCTTGAGGCTGTCGAGATAGTCCCTGATCCTCGAATAGCCGCCGTATACTATGACCATGCAATCACCGCTGGGGGGCTCAGTCGGCTCTTCCTTATCACAGCCCCGGGTATCCGGGCTCTTCTCGTCGCAGGCATCCTTCACAGCCCCCACCACTCGGATATGAATAAGCGCCCCCTAATACTCCTTAGCCCCATTCCACAGTAAAATAGAGGGGGCACCACGTGGCTCTCCCCCAGCTTAAAGCCTAATTCATCCTGTTCTCAAAGACACTGCTATATAGGGGGCCCCTGTGAGGCGTATGGCGGAGTCATGACGCCTCCCGGCGGGAGGCGTTGATGTGCAGGCCGGCTCCCCTAGCCGAGGGGCCCTACAGTACGTAGGAGGGGCTGGTCATCGGTGCTACCTGGGGCTCCCTGCATGCCCCCAGGCCTAGAGGACTCCAGAACCCTTTCTGCGAATACTTGGTCTTACACAGCTCTCTAGCCCTTATCACAGCCTCCTGTAGAATATCGCGCCCAACATTTTCAGGCTCTCCGAGAGCATGTTTCACACTCTCCTCCAGCAGCCGCGCAGCCTGCCACACCTCCATCCTCTCCCCCGTTATCCTCTCTAGGCTGTTTGGGTTGTACTTTACCGGGGTCACTTCGCCTCTCTCGACCCTGTGGAGCTGTGGTATGACGAGCCTCCTTATCCTCGAGGGGTCCGTGGTTAACAGGAGGGTCGCGTGGGCTAGGGTGGCTCTGGCCCTTATTGCGGCGGCGCTGCCCGACACCTTCCAGGGGCCTACTGCAACGTCGTTCCCGTTCTCAACCCTCCCTTCGATGCCTAGTCTGTGTAGTGTTTTGAGTATTATGCTTGTGACTAGCGCGTAGGCCTCGTCTACCCCTAGCCTGCGGGGTATGTAGACTGACACGTTCATGTTGCCAAGGTCGTGGAACACAGCGCCTCCACCGCTTATACGCCTCACCACAGGCACGCCCTCAGCCCTCGCCTGCTCAATGTTGACCTCCCTCCCTACATCGCTAGTGTAGCCCACGATAATGCTGTCGGGGTTTACCCACAGCCTCGCGATGGCTATTCCGTGCTCGGCGGACTCTTCGAGAAGAGCCTCCTCCAGCGCTATGTTGAAGTGGGGAGACCCCCCGGTGGTTTTTAGGATCACTGGTCCCCCGGTTAAGGCTCATCACCCTCGAGGTTCCACCTGGGGCTCGAGTATTTCTTCCTGTACAGCCTGAGGGCTTCCTCCACCTCTCTCCCCTCCAGCCCCGAGGGCTCAGGCTCGAGGCCTAGAGCCTTGGAGAAGCCTTTGACCAGGGCGTCAGCTACCTCGGAGAAGCTGTAGCTCCTCCCCGCCAAGTCTTCTATACCAGCTATCCTCGAGGCGAGATCGCTGGGCCCCGCCCCCTTTACAGGTATTATTGAGAGCCACTCCTCGGGGTCGAACCTGAGGAGGAGGGTTCCGTGCTGGAGGAGCCTACCGCCTATCCTCCTCTGGGCGCTACCCGACACCTTCCTGCCTGCAACCACAACGTCGCTGCTCCCAGGCCTAACGTAGCATAGGCCGCCTATAACACCTGGTGGTGGTGTATAGCCTCCTACTCTAGTGGCTATACCTAGCTCTTCGAGCGCGAGTGCCACACCCCCTGCTATCGTGGCGGCGCTCTCGGCGACGTCTAGGCTGTAGTAGGGGTGGCGGCTGTCAAGGACTAGCGAGTATGTGATCTCCCTCTCCCAAGGGTGGAGCAGAGCCGCTCCCCCCGTTGGCCTCCT from Aeropyrum pernix K1 encodes:
- a CDS encoding 50S ribosomal protein L35ae; this translates as MARARGVVLGYRRGTNTQYPQHALVKLLLDDPRKAGLYVSGIAFYRDRYGNVYKGRVLRLHGRRGGVVVVKFNPPLPGQATGGVVEVVKAGGDG
- the priX gene encoding DNA primase noncatalytic subunit PriX, whose translation is MGVNEAYEALLRACGDGDFEECRSGYQRFLEEACREAGTCPKRRSSGAGRGKYVWVESIIRSGVPDGRSRLILYVISRYLVNVKGLEPGEAEAVIDEFLRVCCEKHGNCRKIYKSWIRNVLRRVREGGWRPWTLERIRSEDPELYRIIEPIVSAGGG
- a CDS encoding ATP synthase subunit K (produces ATP from ADP in the presence of a proton gradient across the membrane; the K subunit is a nonenzymatic component which binds the dimeric form by interacting with the G and E subunits); protein product: MKTLVRTLMLLGLVALALSSYTAAAQEGEASLEFAAKAIGAGLAVGLAGIGGGYAVGVAGAAATSSITEKPEMFGRSLLFVVLGEGIAIYGLLIALLLLLVV
- the proS gene encoding proline--tRNA ligase, whose protein sequence is MLGPPSREKWSSDFPRWFDWVIETAEVYDYGRYPVKGMGVWMPYGFQIRRRVLEVVRGLLDSTGHEEVLFPLLIPEHLLRRESEHIRGFEGEVYWVTHGGREELDVKLALRPTSETSITYMETFWIKSYRQLPKKYYQVVSIFRYETKATRPMIRLREVTTFKEAHTVHESFEDAERQVLEAIEVYKAIFDRLLIPYVISKRPEWDKFAGALYTIAFDTIMPDGRALQIGTVHHLGQSFTRAFDFRIQMRDERLDHPWQTSYGVSDRVVASLIAVHGDDRGLVIPPSVAPIQVVVIPITPGDEEKRGKVLTYTAKAAEALEKAGLRVHVDDREWERPGAKFYYWEAKGVPIRVEIGLREAEQDTLTIARRDTLEKTEVPLGEAGNRIRELMAQIESSMRERAKSFFGERLLRTESLEEARDWVEGRRGIAEIPWCGRESCGLEMEERVNGKVLGTPWPEEPVEEGKRCPLCGRPAVAWIRLAKTY
- a CDS encoding 30S ribosomal protein S26e; this encodes MPKKRESRGRRKGAKGKAGTVQCDNCGRVVPADKAICVTRMYSPVDPQLAEELEKKGAIIMRYPVTKCYCVSCAVHYGIVKIRPEEQRKPKGFQL
- a CDS encoding YraN family protein, with the protein product MAGRRAWRNSEEIAARILEKSGFRVLDFHVPIEDGGVEVGEIDIVAEKGGSRYSVEVKAGMADINAVRQAYVNSLISGMKPMIVARGADEAARKLAEKLGVELIVLPDVVVSSTDDLKEIVEEAVDQAILSLLEPLSHCENLEPEDLEVLEAIAKAKSFREAASKLGTAVEELAARVDRLKRAGVLPRSSYKRMRAAAIIVLAGCRLLAGNRG
- a CDS encoding 60S ribosomal export protein NMD3: MRTCASCGRGSEVLLRGLCPECFDRRYGVVEGLPWELVVDVCTSCGRVRIGHKWLEYATAEEAVGLMLSSMSLKPVHPVERVELEDWALETRLDWRTRVRLRFRANYRDTLFRVSRVIVLRLNPSTCPLCIVRRSGEYDTLVQVRGYRAGEAVEKTLNSLDPREAPIDVVPVRGGVDVYFHHRGAAARFVSRLASTARVRVSRVEHEHVGTSSLGRRRSRKTILVRLEGLTGERGE
- a CDS encoding DUF402 domain-containing protein; the encoded protein is MLYAVRVRGIYATALVALALKKGYLLSDLSKTMLSRVEVPVSTRPPNITVKHGEESRDEIVIHAFPYEAGERFEADLLEEVGHAAVRRSLLGLRSVVDARAAEGCRAEGPGGVLIIVKGGECPQPGSMVRVTVVRSPPGSDVVEGRVGVELTGLTVRVMHPGSGVRISRHLTSEDAAKALKAVEASGIDLNQFSVHIRSGARLASEGDISDEIRRLAREAERLWREGPGGEPAVLSRGEYLSLVYLPSTAKHVMDGLRTSLYPTVNNHHSLKSWSSEAEGLLTDFAEEGVREGLWGGEAGDLIVRFISSRLVGRTAVVLHRRPDGETIRLGPFRVSSYRPSSGRGGEIVLERTFRSPGVYDGLGLERRPGDRGVTHVYMGDWLTIHEYYDKSGRLLGVYANINTPPEVGFQGLKYLDLLVDVVKRPGEEPETIDQGELEKACRSGLLTDRLCEEAARQAERASGLLQSRYP
- a CDS encoding UPF0147 family protein translates to MNLPADNEGKIKLAMSILVTIINDTGVPRNIRRAAANALTHLRDPRLSPAVRAANAISALEEVSQDPNMPFYARTRIWQVITILETVRD
- a CDS encoding SAM hydrolase/SAM-dependent halogenase family protein codes for the protein MVEPSKVVGLISDFGDSPYTGIMRAVIKSISRELQIIDIDHSIPSFSPLAGAYVVAHTYQWLPKGSVIVAVVDPGVGTSRYALAVETENYVFIGPDNGVLYPAAASDGIKRVYALREKDVNSLARMKTSSTAGTVKPWSISRTFHGRDVFAPAGALIAAGHASLEELGDEIEPERMKRASIDHVEKLGPSTFRATVVYIDKFGNVALSIRPKKLGINLSLYKSVVLGTHTTSNTIRMGKTFGDANPGELVAYENSFGHLEIAVNRGNAAKKLGLELEARVEIELLENSGPAPNGSRGVRNADLLGVSSRSLGETIW
- a CDS encoding lipoate--protein ligase family protein encodes the protein MILKTTGGSPHFNIALEEALLEESAEHGIAIARLWVNPDSIIVGYTSDVGREVNIEQARAEGVPVVRRISGGGAVFHDLGNMNVSVYIPRRLGVDEAYALVTSIILKTLHRLGIEGRVENGNDVAVGPWKVSGSAAAIRARATLAHATLLLTTDPSRIRRLVIPQLHRVERGEVTPVKYNPNSLERITGERMEVWQAARLLEESVKHALGEPENVGRDILQEAVIRARELCKTKYSQKGFWSPLGLGACREPQVAPMTSPSYVL
- a CDS encoding lipoate--protein ligase family protein; this translates as MKLRVVVDGPRDPRMNMAIDEAILRVGAAPTLRIYMWLPGGLTLGRRQSVEDVNLAEAEKRGYVLVRRPTGGAALLHPWEREITYSLVLDSRHPYYSLDVAESAATIAGGVALALEELGIATRVGGYTPPPGVIGGLCYVRPGSSDVVVAGRKVSGSAQRRIGGRLLQHGTLLLRFDPEEWLSIIPVKGAGPSDLASRIAGIEDLAGRSYSFSEVADALVKGFSKALGLEPEPSGLEGREVEEALRLYRKKYSSPRWNLEGDEP